Genomic segment of Geminocystis herdmanii PCC 6308:
TCAGCATCAAAACCATTGACATAACAAAAATATTTATTAATTATCTTTAAATCTAATTCTGCATCTCCCTCTTTAGGAAACTTATTTAAAAAACAGATAAAAGCCTGACAATCTTCATTTTGATTAAAATATTGCCATGCTTCTAATAATCTGACATATCGGCAAAAAACATATTCATTTCCTTGAGATTGAGTGAGTAAAGTATTCGCACATTCTTCATCATCTACTATTTCTTCAAGTCTTTCTAAGGCTTCATATTGAGATTCTGTACCAATAAATTTAGTCTTAATTTCGATTTGATTATAACCTTTTGTTATCTCTTTATATTCATTTTTTAATTGATTAATTTCATCTTCTGAAAGAGAATAAAAAGAGTTTTTTAGATATTGTTTTAAGAATTTAATATCATAATTACCAATATTTGTATCCATACTAGCAGTGGCTGAAATTCCTACTACCATTGCTTGTGAACAAATTTTCATTAAAAAACCTTCGGGAGTTTGGTTAAAGTTATAGAAATAAATTTTAGAGGTTAAATCGTGGTTATCATTATCCACAATATCATGATATTTAAAACCCACTTCATAAAAACTTTGTAATTGATTGATTTGTTTTCCTGTTTTTGGAGCAAAAGGATTATAATTTTCTAGTATATTTTTAGTTAAAATATTAATATTTTTTTCATCTAATTTAAAACCAACATTTAAGACTGTACTAATAGCGGATTCCAAAGAAAAAACTTCTTCTGCATCATCTTTTTTTAAGTTATAGTAGTTTTCTGCTAAAATGCGAATTGCACCTTGAAAATACGTCAAGAAACCCGCTATTTGACCTAATAAATAGGATATAGTTTGATGCTCTTTATAATCATCGCTATTGTGATAACTTTTTTTGATCCAATTCGATTTATGATCTTGATCAGTATCAATTATAAGATGACAACGTCGATCGAGAACATGATGAGACTCATAGTCATAAAATAAAAAATTTCTAGTTTTTTTTGAATTATCTTTTTCCGATGGATAATATTTGTAAGTATATTCTAACTTGAATTTTTCAAATATTTGTTGAGAATCTCTTTTCAATTCTGTGATGATTTCTGGTAAAGATTTCCAATTTTTGTTTTGAGATGATTTGTCTCGTTTTTCAGAATCTTTCAGTAAGGATTCAGGAAATTCAGTATTTTTGAGATGGTTATGAATATTTAAAAATAAGTTAATTAAATCAATTTTATGTTTGTTACCTGCATCAATAATTTGATTTAAAATAGTATCTTTTGTAGCGTCAAATTCATCAATAAAAATTAAGGCATTTTTTGCCAATCGATCGAAACAATAATAAGCAGGTTCAACAAGGGTAGAATTTTTTAACAAAAACTTATCCATACTCATGAATAAAACAGTTCTCTCATCGGTAAAAACTGTGGGGTATAATTTACCAATCCATTGATAATTACGATCGTTTTTGATTAATTCTAAACCTCCTTCTTTCTTCTTGCATTTTTGTTTTAACTTTTCTATAATTTCATATCTAAAGCTAGGCTCATATTCATCTTTAATTTTATCTTTAATCCATTGCTGAAACTCTGAATCAAATTGTTTTGCTTCTTTTATTTGTTGTAATTTTTTAATTTGTTTCGTTAAATTTTGATATTTTTTACTATTTTTAAAATCTTCGGGAATTTCATATTCCAAATTTAGTAAATTGTCAATTACAAAATCTAAATTAGAATTGATAAATAAAACATTTTCTTCGTATTCACTTTCTCTATGATCTCTAATAAAACGCTTTTGTAAATCTTGATAAGGTAAATTCTTTTTCAGGTTAGTAATGAAGATAAATTTTCTTTTTTGGGCTTTAAATTCTTGATAATTATGATAAATAAAATCTAAAACATTATGGGTTTTTCCAAAACCTGTAGGCATACTCAGAAGCAATAAACCGGTTTTTTGTTCAAGGCAGTGTTTATTTAAAATATTTTGTAAAGTAGTCATAATTTTTATTTATATTTTTTTGTGGGGTACGATCGAACATTTTACTTTTGAGAACATGAAGTTATTACAAAGTTCATGATAGCTTATAATAATAAAAATGAAAAATAAAACTTACATATTCGTAACAAAAATTAATCAATTGAGTTGTTTTGTAATTATTTGATGTGATATTTTTTGATTCACTGATGAGGGCTATGATAGAGCAATAATAGTCAATTACCTAGTTTGCCCAATCCTCAAGTGTGATATAATAAGCAACTAATTACTATAGCCTCGACGATCGAACCCCATGTTTAAACCACTATCAGATTTAGTAAAATCTTTTGGCAATGAATCAGGTAATTTATTGGCAAATCGTTATCAGTTGGTTCATCAAATTGGTAGGGGCGCCATGGGGCAAGTATATAAAGCGATCGACAAATCCTCTGGAAATATCATTGTCGCCATTAAATTCTTATCTCAGGCATTGCTAGACGAAAAAATGCGATCGAGATTTGAGACAGAAGCCAAAATCAGCGCACTACTAGGGGAGCATAGTAATCATATTGTCAAGGTAAAAGATTATGGCATCGGCAATGATCAAGTACCCTTTTATGTAATGGAATATATGGAAGGAGAGGATTTAGATCAATTAGTCAAGAAAAAATCCTTATCTATCGCCAGATTTTTATATTTAACCCGTCAAATTTGTTTAGGGTTAGAATGCGCCCATAACGGTATTTTAATTAATGGACAATTAGCCCCCATTATTCATAGAGATATTAAGCCCAGTAATATATTTTTAGCCAAAAATACCGACAAAAATACGATCGTCAAAATATTAGACTTTGGTATCGCTCAAGTTCATGATCCCAGTCAAGGCACAACACAACAACACTTCATGGGAACACCAGAATACTGTTCTCCCGAACAAATGGCCGAAGAAGAATTAGCACCCACATCAGATATTTATAGTTTAGGGGTGTTAATGTATCAAATGTTGAGTCAAAAAAAGCCCATTATGGCAGAAAATAGGACTTTTCAATCATGGTATAAAGCTCATCAAGAACTTACCCCTCAACCTCTCCCTAGTTATCTACAATTACCTCAAAATTTAGACTCTTTAATCATGAAGTGTCTAGCAAAATCACCCCTCGATCGACCTCAAAATATAGGAGAAATTTTAAGAGTTATTACTCCCCTAGAAAGAGAATATAATAAACCTAATGGAGAAGATAATTCCTTTGGTTATTCCGCCGTTAGAACTCCACAAAACAGAGAAAGTTTATCATTACAACAACTATATTTAACAAGTAATTGGCCCAGCGATAAACCTCGAAAAAAAATAGTTTTTCCCTGCTTAACCGATTCTCAAGAAGGAGAATTTTCTAGTTTATGGACAATGTTAGAATCAGAAGAAGTTAATATATTTCAACCGAAAACAACCCTCTGTTTTAATCATTTTATGTTTCAACTAAACCCCCATCCAATGATATTATGGGTAAACTTATTATATAACCGCAATTATGAACCAAAATGGTTGCCCTGCTACCTTGATTTAAAAACAGAAACAGGTAATCAAATTAGTAATAATTTAGTTAATAAAGGCTTGTATTATATTTTATTATTTGAATTAGGAAAACCCACTCAGTATAAACAATTATTAACAGTAAAAATAAGTTTAGATAAAACCAAACAACTGCAAGAATTTATTGATAAAAGTCTTTCTTTTCGAGGAGAAAATCAATCAGAATTAAGTAAAATTACCCTAAAAAAACAGTTTGAATCAGTCAAAAATACCATTTTATCGGCTATCAATAAATCTAAAATATAGTCAACTAACAAAGCATCTAAATTCTAAATTGACGAATAACAATAGACAATAATTAAAAGTGTTAGAATTAGTTATGATTAGAAAAAATCTAAGTTAAACACCTTTTAGCTTATTCCACATTTATTATTTACAATTTTCTTAAAAATGACAGAAAAATTATCTAAATCACAACCTTATCAACCATTATTATTAAGAATAATCCATAATTCTCAAGGAATATTTGCGGTGATAGCAATGATTACAGCTTTTTGGACTTATAACACCTATGATGGTAGATTCGGTAAAATATCGTGGCTTCCAGATTGGCAAGAAATTGAAGGAATCCATGGCACTTTTGGCTTATTTGCCTTATTAATATTACCTTTTTTTGTAGTTTATACTGTTCATCGAGGCAATAAAAAACTTATTCAAGAAAATAGTTTTATTCAACTAAAATTAATCAATAAACCAATTTGGTGGTATTCCCTTCATCGTGTAGTCAATACCCTAATGATTTTTTCCCTAACTTTTGCTACTTTTACCGGGAAAATGATGGATGAAAAATGGTTGCCTCAAGGTGAATTAAATCATTTTTGGTACTATTTACATTTAATCTCATTACTCATCCTCATATTAACTATAGGTTTTCACATTTTATCTAGTATTAAAATAGGCGGTTATCCTTTACTTATTTCCATGATTGAATGGCACATTAGAGAAAAAGATAATTGGAATTTATGGCTTAATAATCTTAAAGTTTTTACGGAAAATTGGCGAAAAATTATCAAAACAGAATGGGCAAAATTATCTCCCCATTTCAAAATATTAGAATTAACTATTTTGCTGATTATTATAGGCAGTTGGATTTTATCTATATTAAAATAATAAAAATCTAGGTTCTTCTACTTTGAGTATGATAAATTGTTGATGAAGATAGGGAAAAGGGAAGAGGGAAAAGAGAAAAGTAAATTTTTAATAATAAATTATAAATTTTTTTTTAATTTTGCTATAAATATTATTTGATAAAAGTTATAGCACTTATTTTCTATTAATTTATCATAACTACTGTAGAAGAGCCAAAATCTATAATCTTAAGTGTAAGAATAATTAATTTTCTAATCAGAAAAAATGACTAGATTCCTTCTAATTTATGATTTTAAATCACCTCGAATTGTGAGGATAAAAATGCCCAGCTTATTAAAGGGGAGAATGATTAACAAATCATTGGGGTCAATCTTGTCAAAACCGTTAGTTAAGGTTATACTAAACATTGACTTAAATTAAGGCACATCAAGGGAAAACAGATGTCAAATATCGAAAAATTGCAACCTGCCAGTAGGGGAGATACTTTAATGTATATACCTTATTATGGAAAAGAACTACACGAAATATTGCCCCATGCTTTAAGTTTGTATCAACAAGGGTTTCTTGAAGGAGAAAGAGTTATTGAAGGAAAAGCAAATATTCCTTTTGTAGCCATTTGGTATGTTTCAAAATTACCTGCTGAACCGACTCGTTGTCGTATTCAATTCAATGGTAGTG
This window contains:
- a CDS encoding serine/threonine protein kinase, whose product is MFKPLSDLVKSFGNESGNLLANRYQLVHQIGRGAMGQVYKAIDKSSGNIIVAIKFLSQALLDEKMRSRFETEAKISALLGEHSNHIVKVKDYGIGNDQVPFYVMEYMEGEDLDQLVKKKSLSIARFLYLTRQICLGLECAHNGILINGQLAPIIHRDIKPSNIFLAKNTDKNTIVKILDFGIAQVHDPSQGTTQQHFMGTPEYCSPEQMAEEELAPTSDIYSLGVLMYQMLSQKKPIMAENRTFQSWYKAHQELTPQPLPSYLQLPQNLDSLIMKCLAKSPLDRPQNIGEILRVITPLEREYNKPNGEDNSFGYSAVRTPQNRESLSLQQLYLTSNWPSDKPRKKIVFPCLTDSQEGEFSSLWTMLESEEVNIFQPKTTLCFNHFMFQLNPHPMILWVNLLYNRNYEPKWLPCYLDLKTETGNQISNNLVNKGLYYILLFELGKPTQYKQLLTVKISLDKTKQLQEFIDKSLSFRGENQSELSKITLKKQFESVKNTILSAINKSKI
- a CDS encoding cytochrome b/b6 domain-containing protein produces the protein MTEKLSKSQPYQPLLLRIIHNSQGIFAVIAMITAFWTYNTYDGRFGKISWLPDWQEIEGIHGTFGLFALLILPFFVVYTVHRGNKKLIQENSFIQLKLINKPIWWYSLHRVVNTLMIFSLTFATFTGKMMDEKWLPQGELNHFWYYLHLISLLILILTIGFHILSSIKIGGYPLLISMIEWHIREKDNWNLWLNNLKVFTENWRKIIKTEWAKLSPHFKILELTILLIIIGSWILSILK
- the ebsA gene encoding type IV pilus biogenesis protein EbsA; amino-acid sequence: MSNIEKLQPASRGDTLMYIPYYGKELHEILPHALSLYQQGFLEGERVIEGKANIPFVAIWYVSKLPAEPTRCRIQFNGSAELSYEINLSNSEFIEYLIVLIKNFKSTRQTDFSQKFYRKLLRLDD